A region of Micromonospora sp. WMMD882 DNA encodes the following proteins:
- a CDS encoding serine/threonine-protein kinase → MRCLHRRYRLDEPVGRGGMAVVWRGHDLRLQRTVAVKMLSSALLGDLAARQRMRAEALAVARVGHPHIASVFDYGEHRRLGRPAEPFLVMEFVDGDTLAARLADGGPLAWPETARLGAEVAAALAAAHAHGVVHRDVKPGNVMLTPTGVKVVDFGVAAGIGQDPADPNGIVWGTPAYLAPEQAAGLATTPAGDVFALGLTLVECLTGRRPDRAPHDPASVDLSACALPGPVAGLLERCLSTDPRRRPPAARLADALRAAPGTATAYVRPSAGVVAGPSATGGVPSGQEATRAVSPPTRPPVSSSLPPRPPASAAARRRRRIRRVGLLVGAPSVLLAALLASQVLPGMVGAGDAADGDPTAPDVGMCVTHYQARQNADGTFTARLTVNSPAWRDGTVRFALPSGQRLVDAVGAAWSQHQRLVTLDLPAGPESGSPVTATLHGRNDNASHDVPRTFVVDGELCAPATTRVRTQVMPSPATPTTDGPGTGPGPVRDGQVSAPPSAPPPSSGPPSSSAPPPAVDRPSPSPSPSPSTSVPSSPPPSSGMPSSAPPTTAPPTTASPTPAPTTPSAPPPTEAPEPTPSRTATASPPPDVTSD, encoded by the coding sequence GTGCGCTGTCTGCACCGGCGTTACCGGCTCGACGAGCCCGTGGGCCGGGGCGGCATGGCGGTGGTCTGGCGGGGACACGACCTGCGTTTGCAGCGGACCGTCGCGGTGAAGATGCTCTCCTCCGCGCTGCTGGGCGACCTGGCCGCGCGCCAGCGGATGCGGGCCGAGGCGCTGGCCGTGGCCCGGGTCGGCCATCCCCACATCGCCAGCGTCTTCGACTACGGCGAGCACCGACGGCTCGGCCGGCCGGCCGAGCCGTTCCTGGTGATGGAGTTCGTCGACGGCGACACCCTCGCCGCCCGACTGGCCGACGGCGGGCCCCTCGCCTGGCCGGAGACGGCCCGCCTCGGCGCGGAGGTGGCCGCCGCGCTCGCCGCCGCGCACGCCCACGGGGTCGTGCACCGGGACGTGAAGCCCGGCAACGTGATGCTCACCCCCACCGGTGTCAAGGTCGTCGACTTCGGCGTCGCCGCCGGCATCGGTCAGGATCCGGCCGACCCGAACGGGATCGTCTGGGGCACGCCGGCGTACCTCGCTCCGGAGCAGGCGGCCGGGCTGGCCACCACGCCCGCGGGGGACGTCTTCGCGCTCGGTCTGACCCTCGTCGAGTGCCTGACCGGACGTCGCCCGGACCGCGCGCCCCACGACCCCGCCTCCGTCGACCTGTCCGCCTGCGCGCTGCCCGGGCCCGTCGCCGGGCTGCTGGAACGCTGCCTGTCCACCGACCCGCGACGGCGACCGCCCGCGGCGCGGTTGGCGGACGCCCTGCGCGCCGCGCCGGGAACGGCCACCGCGTACGTCCGACCGTCAGCGGGCGTCGTCGCGGGCCCGTCGGCCACCGGGGGTGTGCCGTCCGGTCAGGAGGCCACCCGCGCCGTGTCCCCGCCGACCCGGCCACCCGTGTCGTCGTCCCTGCCGCCCCGGCCACCGGCGTCGGCGGCGGCTCGCCGTCGACGCCGGATACGTCGGGTCGGACTGCTCGTCGGCGCTCCGTCGGTGCTGTTGGCGGCGTTGCTGGCCAGCCAGGTGCTGCCCGGCATGGTGGGCGCGGGCGACGCCGCCGACGGTGACCCGACCGCCCCGGACGTGGGCATGTGCGTGACCCACTACCAGGCGCGGCAGAACGCGGACGGCACCTTCACCGCCCGGTTGACAGTGAACAGCCCGGCCTGGCGGGACGGGACGGTACGGTTCGCCCTGCCGTCCGGCCAGCGCCTCGTGGACGCCGTCGGCGCGGCGTGGAGCCAGCATCAGCGGCTGGTGACGCTGGACCTGCCGGCCGGGCCGGAATCGGGCTCGCCGGTCACCGCGACGCTGCACGGGCGCAACGACAACGCCAGCCACGACGTGCCCCGGACGTTCGTCGTCGACGGCGAGCTCTGCGCGCCGGCCACCACCCGGGTCCGTACCCAGGTCATGCCGAGCCCGGCGACGCCCACCACCGACGGGCCCGGCACCGGTCCCGGTCCGGTTCGGGACGGGCAGGTGTCCGCGCCGCCCAGCGCGCCGCCGCCGTCGTCCGGTCCGCCGTCGTCGTCCGCGCCGCCGCCGGCCGTGGACCGGCCATCGCCATCGCCGTCGCCGTCGCCATCGACTTCCGTGCCGTCGAGCCCTCCGCCGTCGAGCGGTATGCCGTCGAGCGCCCCGCCGACGACGGCCCCGCCGACGACGGCGTCGCCGACCCCGGCGCCCACCACGCCGTCCGCGCCGCCGCCCACCGAGGCGCCGGAGCCCACGCCGAGCCGTACGGCCACCGCGTCGCCGCCGCCGGACGTCACCTCCGACTAG
- a CDS encoding extracellular solute-binding protein gives MTLQNPGAKPSRRSFLGLVGLGAATVAGGPALAGCSEKPSRSGGAENLDAFADIVPTHKELANGVKPDITGVRPVPDGYTSYPGTLVDAITEKPGTSGKQVTAMTPAWGPAPPGVAQSAYLQAVNAELGTPVSFTIQDGITYADKLNAMFGARDVPELLCVPSWEVPKIPRFAEAIGVLFEDLTEHLKGDAAAAYPMLASFPTGAWRNAIWNGRLAAVPNPTDGPFPWALFTRKDLLDARGLAVPTSLDELLTIARQVTDPARKVWAFDNVFEMIQMYHKVPSSKQGWRLTSDGTPEFKYETPEYRAALEVMAKIYQDGLVHPDVVASRGEDAAQLFAKSGAIVFSRNGVGFWQGAQAEHQKVNAKLNIQPVPVFSATGGDPLVWGDDEPTSFTFVKKGVGKDRVEELLRIMNWCSAPLGTSEAQLRDYGVEGRHHTRTPNGPVKTDLAFKEIANQYYFISGRNPTIGPFPDTPNYVRDVLNYSNEMVKYLEKDPWDGLKIEMPDSYKANTVPTEDKFTDVLRGRRPMSDVDAIVSEWKSSGGEEARKLLADALAKAGR, from the coding sequence ATGACCCTTCAGAACCCCGGCGCGAAACCCTCGCGTCGTTCCTTCCTCGGCCTGGTGGGGCTGGGCGCGGCCACGGTCGCCGGTGGTCCCGCGCTCGCCGGGTGCAGCGAGAAACCGTCCCGCTCCGGCGGGGCGGAGAACCTGGACGCCTTCGCCGACATCGTGCCCACGCACAAGGAGCTGGCCAACGGCGTCAAGCCGGACATCACCGGCGTCCGGCCGGTGCCCGACGGCTACACCAGCTACCCCGGCACGCTCGTCGACGCGATCACCGAGAAGCCCGGCACCAGCGGCAAGCAGGTCACCGCGATGACGCCGGCCTGGGGCCCGGCCCCGCCCGGCGTCGCCCAGAGCGCCTACCTGCAGGCGGTCAACGCCGAGCTCGGCACCCCGGTCAGCTTCACCATCCAGGACGGCATCACCTACGCCGACAAGCTCAACGCCATGTTCGGCGCGCGGGACGTCCCCGAGCTGCTGTGCGTGCCGAGCTGGGAGGTGCCGAAGATCCCGCGGTTCGCCGAGGCGATCGGGGTGCTCTTCGAGGACCTCACCGAACACCTCAAGGGCGACGCGGCGGCCGCCTACCCGATGCTGGCCTCGTTCCCCACCGGCGCGTGGCGCAACGCGATCTGGAACGGACGCCTGGCGGCGGTGCCCAACCCGACCGACGGGCCGTTCCCGTGGGCGTTGTTCACCCGCAAGGACCTGCTCGACGCCCGGGGCCTGGCCGTGCCCACCTCGCTCGACGAGCTGCTCACCATCGCCAGGCAGGTCACCGACCCGGCCCGGAAGGTGTGGGCGTTCGACAACGTCTTCGAGATGATCCAGATGTACCACAAGGTGCCCTCCTCGAAGCAGGGCTGGCGGTTGACCTCCGACGGCACGCCGGAGTTCAAGTACGAGACCCCGGAGTACCGCGCGGCGCTGGAGGTCATGGCCAAGATCTACCAGGACGGTCTGGTCCACCCGGACGTGGTGGCCAGCAGGGGCGAGGACGCCGCCCAGTTGTTCGCCAAGAGCGGCGCGATCGTGTTCAGCCGAAACGGCGTCGGCTTCTGGCAGGGCGCGCAGGCCGAGCACCAGAAGGTCAACGCCAAGCTGAACATCCAGCCCGTCCCGGTGTTCTCCGCGACCGGGGGCGACCCGCTGGTCTGGGGCGACGACGAGCCCACCTCGTTCACCTTCGTCAAGAAGGGCGTCGGCAAGGACCGGGTCGAGGAGCTGCTGCGCATCATGAACTGGTGCTCCGCCCCGCTGGGCACGAGCGAGGCGCAGCTGCGGGACTACGGGGTGGAGGGCAGGCACCACACCCGGACGCCGAACGGGCCGGTCAAGACCGACCTGGCGTTCAAGGAGATCGCCAACCAGTACTACTTCATCAGCGGTCGCAACCCCACCATCGGCCCCTTCCCGGACACCCCCAACTACGTGCGGGACGTCCTAAACTACTCCAACGAGATGGTCAAGTACCTGGAGAAGGACCCCTGGGACGGGCTGAAGATCGAGATGCCCGACTCGTACAAGGCCAACACCGTGCCCACCGAGGACAAGTTCACCGACGTGCTGCGCGGCCGTCGGCCGATGTCCGACGTCGACGCGATCGTGAGCGAGTGGAAGTCCAGCGGGGGAGAGGAGGCGAGGAAGCTGCTCGCCGACGCCCTGGCCAAGGCTGGGCGATGA
- a CDS encoding DMT family transporter → MRSNSSAILSRPPLLSPSRAGVGWGLLGVVGFSFTVPFTRVAVQDGGMSPLFVGCGRAVVAALLAAGALAVTGQRPPRAAQWARLTVVAGGVVLGFPVLTSFALATASASHSAVVIALLPAVTAVTAALRGHERPPVRFWLAVLAGALAAVVFTSSPSGLGGLRWSDLLLLGAVLAAGLGYAEGGLLARELGAWQTISWALVLSAPLAAVLAAVAMAAHPPTATPAGWGAFAYLGAVSMFLAFFGWYRGLAIGPMARVSQIQLVQPVLSICWAGLFLGEAVTWSTLLAGVTVIACAGLAVRTRLEPRPSP, encoded by the coding sequence ATGAGGAGCAACAGTAGCGCTATCCTGTCCCGACCGCCGCTGCTATCCCCGTCCCGGGCCGGGGTCGGGTGGGGGCTGCTCGGGGTGGTCGGGTTCTCGTTCACCGTCCCGTTCACCCGGGTGGCCGTCCAGGACGGCGGCATGTCGCCGCTGTTCGTCGGCTGCGGGCGGGCGGTGGTCGCCGCGCTGCTGGCCGCCGGCGCGTTGGCGGTCACCGGGCAACGACCGCCCCGCGCCGCCCAGTGGGCCCGGCTGACGGTGGTGGCCGGCGGCGTGGTGCTCGGGTTCCCGGTGCTGACCTCGTTCGCGCTCGCCACCGCCTCGGCCAGCCACAGCGCCGTGGTGATCGCGTTGCTGCCGGCCGTGACGGCCGTGACGGCGGCGCTGCGCGGGCACGAGCGACCTCCCGTCCGGTTCTGGCTCGCCGTGCTCGCCGGAGCGCTGGCCGCCGTCGTGTTCACCTCGTCGCCAAGCGGTCTCGGCGGGCTGCGCTGGTCCGACCTGCTCCTGCTCGGCGCGGTCCTCGCCGCCGGCCTCGGGTACGCCGAGGGCGGGTTGCTGGCCCGGGAGCTGGGCGCCTGGCAGACCATCTCGTGGGCGCTGGTGCTGTCCGCGCCGCTGGCGGCCGTCCTCGCCGCCGTCGCGATGGCGGCCCACCCGCCGACCGCCACGCCGGCCGGCTGGGGCGCGTTCGCCTACCTGGGGGCGGTCAGCATGTTCCTCGCCTTCTTCGGCTGGTACCGCGGACTGGCGATCGGCCCGATGGCGCGGGTCAGCCAGATCCAGCTCGTGCAGCCCGTGCTGAGCATCTGCTGGGCCGGCCTGTTCCTGGGCGAGGCGGTCACCTGGTCCACCCTCCTCGCCGGCGTCACCGTGATCGCCTGCGCCGGTCTCGCCGTGCGTACCCGCCTCGAACCCCGACCGTCGCCATGA